In Oenanthe melanoleuca isolate GR-GAL-2019-014 linkage group LGE22, OMel1.0, whole genome shotgun sequence, the following proteins share a genomic window:
- the DDIT3 gene encoding DNA damage-inducible transcript 3 protein: MAAEGLWGPGGPPGWELDGWYQDLQEVLAAEPPGTAPTWGAEQADAGPGGCGLDLALAEELLELLGPEAAAPAEPPGAAPGGSDPARPGPAEEEEEEEEEARGARRKRRGGAGAPRERDGERRVRELTAHNERLRAEIQRLSAEVQRTRAALIERIVNLRQA, translated from the exons ATGGCGGCCGAAGGGCTGTGGGGGCCGGGCGGCCCCCCCGGCTGGGAGCTGGACGGGTGGTACCAGGAcctgcaggaggtgctggcGGCGGAGCCCCCCGGAACCGCGCCCACCTGGGGGGCTGAGCAG GCGGACGCGGgcccggggggctgcgggcTGGACCTGGCTCTGGccgaggagctgctggagctgctcgGGCCGGAGGCAGCGGCGCCAGCGGAACCCCCGGGCGCGGCCCCCGGCGGGAGCGacccggcccggccgggccccgccgaggaggaggaggaggaagaggaggaggcgCGGGGAGCGCGGAGGAAGCGGCGCGGCGGCGCCGGGGCCCCGCGGGAGCGCGACGGGGAGCGGCGGGTGCGGGAGCTGACGGCGCACAACGAGCGGCTCCGCGCCGAGATCCAGCGGCTCAGCGCCGAGGTGCAGCGCACCCGCGCCGCGCTCATCGAGCGCATCGTCAACCTGCGCCAGGCGTAG
- the DCTN2 gene encoding dynactin subunit 2, giving the protein MADPKYADLPGIARNEPDVYETSDLPEDDQAEFEAEELSSTSVEHLIINPNAAYEKFRDKRLGTEGVDFSDRIGRTRTTGYEAGEYEMLGEGLGAKETPQQRFQRLQHEVQELLRDVEQIQSSVKESGAEEELTPMALARQVEGLKQQLLCSHLEKVLGPGAAVDFADPEGALAKRLLQQLEVAKCSKPAPGKGPARGPAPASDAVTFELYWRPEQEQFAQSAKVSELEKRLAQLEAAVRCEPDSQNPLLVGLKGSSLMDTVQVLQAKVNVLDVAVLDQVEARLQSVLGKVNEIAKHKATVQDADTQSKIQQLYETLQSWDAVASALPDVVQRLVTLRDLHEQATQFGQVLVHLDTTQQEIAGALKDNTVLLAEVQKTMKDNLAIVEDNFADIDARIKRLQK; this is encoded by the exons ATGGCCGACCCCAAGTACGCCGACCTGCCCGGCATC GCCCGCAACGAGCCCGACGTGTACGAGACCAGTGACCTGCCCGAGGATGACCAGGCCGAGTTCGAGGCG gaggagctgagcagcaccagcgTGGAGCACCTGATCATCAACCCCAACGCTGCCTACGAGAAGTTCCGGGACAAGCGCCTGGGCACCGAGGGCGTGG ATTTCTCTGACCGCATCGGCCGGACACGGACCACGGGATACGAGGCTGGAGAGTACGAGATG CTGGGTGAGGGCCTTGGTGCCAAGGAGACGCCGCAGCAGCGATTCCAGCGGCTGCAGCACgaggtgcaggagctgctccgGGACGTGGAGCAGATCCAG AGCTCGGTGAAGGAGTCGGGGGCCGAGGAGGAGCTGACGCCCATGGCGCTGGCCAGGCAGGTGGAGgggctgaagcagcagctgctctgctcccacctggagaaggtgctgggccctggagctgctgtggacTTTGCTGACCCCGAGGGAGCCCTGGCCAA gcggctcctgcagcagctggaggtggcCAAGTGCAGCAAACCCGCCCCGGGGAAGGGCCCGGCTCGGGGCCCCGCCCCTGCCAGCGATGCCGTCACCTTCGAGCTCTACTGGCGGCCGGAGCAGGAGCAGTTTGCCCAGTCAGCCAAG GTGTCGGAGCTGGAGAAGCgtctggcacagctggaggcgGCTGTGAGGTGTGAGCCTGACAGCCAG AACCCGCTGCTGGTGGGGCTGAAGGGCTCCAGCCTCATG GACACggtgcaggtgctgcaggccAAGGTGAATGTCCtggatgtggctgtgctggaccAGGTGGAGGCTCggctgcag AGCGTCCTGGGGAAGGTGAACGAGATCGCCAAGCACAAGGCCACGGTGCAGGACGCTGACACCCAGAGCAAG atCCAGCAGCTGTACGAGACGCTGCAGAGCTGGGACGCCGTGGCCAGCGCCCTGCCCGACGTGGTGCAGCGCCTGGTGACCCTGCGGGACCTGCACGAGCAAG CCACCCAGTTCGGGCAGGTGCTGGTGCACCTGGACACCACGCAGCAGGAGATCGCGGGCGCGCTCAAGGACAACAcggtgctgctggcagag GTGCAGAAGACCATGAAGGACAACCTGGCCATCGTCGAGGACAACTTTGCCGACATCGACGCCCGCATCAAGCGGCTGCAGAAGTGA